The proteins below are encoded in one region of Bremerella sp. P1:
- a CDS encoding Tll0287-like domain-containing protein: MNKFIALACGLIVIGGTVAALTGCGNSTPAPVEAAGGITPKQFANAVHAVMMADRTVYAKHIVTRLKEQGADVSASEYWQDEEGTIPLPAQMFRMGAEIVDGNEEAGFSYALKSLWPLNPQNEPKSPQEIEGLKYIVDHPDENFYGEEKLGDKTYFTAVYADKAVAKACWDCHNNHSDRGDDYPEFKEGDVMGGVVVRIPLD, translated from the coding sequence ATGAACAAGTTTATCGCTTTGGCCTGTGGATTGATTGTGATTGGTGGTACCGTAGCAGCACTAACGGGCTGCGGAAACAGCACGCCGGCACCTGTAGAAGCTGCGGGTGGAATCACGCCCAAGCAATTTGCCAACGCCGTGCACGCGGTGATGATGGCCGACCGTACGGTTTATGCCAAGCACATCGTGACCCGCCTTAAAGAACAAGGCGCCGATGTCAGCGCGAGCGAATATTGGCAAGACGAAGAAGGGACGATTCCGCTTCCAGCACAGATGTTTCGAATGGGCGCCGAGATCGTCGATGGGAACGAGGAAGCGGGCTTCTCTTATGCCTTGAAGTCGCTCTGGCCATTGAACCCACAGAACGAACCAAAGTCTCCGCAGGAAATCGAAGGCCTCAAGTACATCGTTGATCATCCCGACGAAAACTTCTACGGCGAAGAAAAGCTAGGCGACAAGACCTACTTCACCGCCGTATATGCCGATAAGGCCGTCGCCAAAGCTTGCTGGGATTGCCACAACAATCACTCCGATCGTGGCGACGATTACCCGGAATTCAAAGAAGGGGACGTCATGGGCGGCGTTGTTGTCCGGATTCCATTGGACTAA
- a CDS encoding DUF6666 family protein translates to MRVFPWILTLLTAACGSVIADLATAAEPREPAKLQHVVSDDYNRPPSPAKAIRSLFSTDQDRVFAARQRVARASYVASKVQAGDIEQVDYSVLSETSGTMPMEGEIVMEGHAVAGMHDPMTYHGGPGCTSCQGGSNCGGSCDSCGVCGPCDSICFPLCFRLNLENLSVRAGVQGFKGPMNLGMDGSFGFLYGVNWGVPLFSRDHGFGFQLGVNGTNANLHGASFTDDHRDQFFLTTGFFRRVDWGWQGGLVYDHMSDHWYYDVDASQIRGELSWKFQCKGEFGFWFTASDETSDIDEQIILPGDTAPTFVNGSYQPHNMFAFFYRTPLEVCGGEMRFSGGWTDNELGLIGADANVPITKCLSLETNFLYLIPRNDNDGNLDESLSESWNIGINLVWYPRACSSASAGKNYYRPLFNVAHNGTFSMYPTE, encoded by the coding sequence ATGCGAGTCTTCCCCTGGATTCTGACTTTGCTCACCGCAGCGTGCGGAAGTGTTATTGCGGATCTCGCGACCGCAGCAGAACCTCGTGAACCTGCCAAGCTGCAGCACGTGGTTTCCGATGATTACAATCGTCCACCGTCGCCTGCCAAGGCGATTCGGAGTCTCTTCTCGACCGATCAAGATCGTGTCTTCGCAGCCCGGCAACGTGTTGCGCGGGCAAGTTATGTCGCATCGAAGGTGCAAGCCGGCGACATCGAACAAGTGGACTACTCTGTCTTGAGCGAAACGTCCGGTACGATGCCTATGGAAGGCGAGATCGTGATGGAAGGCCACGCTGTGGCCGGCATGCATGATCCAATGACCTACCACGGCGGCCCAGGCTGCACGTCATGCCAGGGTGGTAGCAACTGTGGCGGCTCGTGTGATTCGTGCGGTGTGTGTGGTCCATGCGATTCGATTTGCTTTCCCCTCTGTTTCCGTTTGAACCTGGAAAACCTCTCGGTCCGGGCCGGCGTTCAGGGCTTCAAAGGGCCTATGAATCTAGGCATGGATGGTAGCTTTGGCTTTCTGTACGGCGTGAACTGGGGTGTTCCACTGTTCTCGCGTGATCACGGTTTCGGCTTTCAGCTGGGTGTGAATGGGACCAACGCTAACTTGCATGGTGCTAGTTTCACCGACGATCATCGTGACCAGTTCTTCCTGACGACCGGTTTCTTCCGTCGCGTCGACTGGGGCTGGCAAGGTGGTCTGGTTTACGACCACATGAGCGATCACTGGTACTACGACGTCGATGCCAGCCAGATTCGCGGCGAACTCAGCTGGAAATTCCAGTGTAAAGGTGAGTTTGGCTTCTGGTTCACCGCATCGGATGAAACAAGCGACATTGACGAACAGATCATTCTGCCTGGTGATACGGCTCCAACCTTCGTCAATGGCTCGTACCAGCCACACAACATGTTTGCGTTCTTCTACCGAACGCCGCTCGAAGTATGTGGTGGTGAAATGCGTTTCTCCGGCGGCTGGACCGACAACGAACTCGGTTTGATTGGTGCCGACGCGAACGTGCCGATCACCAAGTGTCTGTCCCTGGAAACGAACTTCCTCTACCTGATTCCTCGCAACGACAACGACGGCAACTTGGATGAAAGCCTAAGTGAATCCTGGAATATTGGAATCAACCTGGTTTGGTACCCTCGTGCATGCAGTTCCGCGAGTGCGGGCAAGAACTACTACCGTCCACTGTTTAACGTGGCACATAACGGTACGTTCTCGATGTATCCAACCGAGTAA
- a CDS encoding molybdopterin oxidoreductase family protein, translating into MSTATRTNPLQQLMYAKDGSLTRDLLLYPGEYGLGKVPAGSKPNATTTSVCGFCSTGCGLELHLKDGQAVNLSPAVDWPVNLGMACPKGWESLTILKADDRATQPLLKGPDGKLAPVSWDEAMKTFCSRFKDIQAKHGNDSVAFLSTGQIATEEMFFLGSLAKFGMGMLHGDGNTRQCMATAVVSYKESFGFDAPPFTYADFEESDVLVFVGSNLCIAHPIMWERVLRNPHDPKIIVIDPRRTETAVAATHHLPLRPKTDMALLYTIANVLIEKGWIEESYIANYTNGFDQFKEHVAGYKLEDSLTNCGLEPSAVMEVIQAIHDGKRVSFWWTMGVNQSHQGVRTAQAIINLALMTGNIGRPGTGANSITGQCNAMGSRLFSNTTNLIGGHDFTKPEHRQKIADILDIPVVNIPTENSWSYDAIMEGIRRGEIRGLWVIATNPAHSWIHQKEAKETLDKLDFLVVQDMYHSTETAVLADLLLPAAGWGEKEGTFINSERRYGLHKKVVPAPGEALADFQIFRLVSHYWGCDSMFADWKTPEDVFQVMKKCSAGQPCDITGIRDYRMLDDARGIQWPTKQEESSGDDWMPAPQRRLFEDGRYFHEDGKARFIFEQPEVPGEVPNEEFPLRLLTGRGTAAQWHTQTKTSKSAVLRTLYSTTLLVDIHPEDAEALMIEPHDWVTVQSARGEIRARANVTSSVQPGHVFLPMHNEVTNQLTYPQFDTYSRQPSYKNAAVRVVKTV; encoded by the coding sequence ATGTCGACCGCAACGCGGACTAACCCGCTGCAACAGTTGATGTATGCCAAGGATGGAAGCCTCACACGCGACTTGCTGCTGTATCCCGGAGAGTATGGCCTCGGCAAAGTTCCCGCCGGCTCGAAACCCAACGCCACGACCACCTCGGTCTGTGGCTTCTGCTCGACCGGCTGCGGCCTGGAACTGCACCTGAAGGATGGCCAGGCGGTCAATCTTAGTCCAGCGGTCGACTGGCCTGTGAACCTCGGCATGGCGTGCCCTAAAGGCTGGGAGTCGCTCACGATCCTCAAAGCCGATGATCGTGCCACGCAACCATTGCTGAAAGGGCCTGACGGCAAGCTGGCTCCCGTCTCGTGGGACGAGGCGATGAAGACGTTCTGCTCGCGTTTCAAAGACATTCAAGCCAAGCATGGCAACGACTCGGTCGCCTTCCTCAGCACCGGACAGATCGCGACGGAAGAAATGTTCTTCCTTGGTTCGCTCGCCAAGTTCGGCATGGGAATGCTGCACGGCGACGGCAACACGCGACAATGCATGGCAACCGCGGTCGTTTCCTACAAGGAATCTTTCGGCTTCGATGCACCTCCGTTTACCTATGCGGACTTTGAAGAGTCCGATGTGCTCGTTTTCGTCGGATCCAATCTCTGCATCGCGCATCCGATCATGTGGGAACGGGTCCTTCGCAATCCGCACGATCCGAAGATCATCGTGATCGATCCTCGCCGCACGGAAACGGCCGTTGCGGCAACGCACCATTTGCCACTGCGTCCCAAAACCGACATGGCATTGCTGTATACGATCGCCAACGTGCTGATCGAGAAAGGCTGGATCGAGGAATCCTACATCGCCAATTACACCAACGGTTTCGATCAGTTCAAAGAACATGTCGCAGGTTACAAGCTGGAAGACAGCCTGACCAACTGCGGGCTCGAACCCTCCGCCGTCATGGAAGTCATCCAGGCGATTCATGATGGCAAGCGGGTTTCTTTCTGGTGGACCATGGGGGTCAACCAAAGCCACCAAGGGGTCCGCACCGCTCAGGCCATCATCAACCTGGCCTTGATGACCGGCAACATCGGCCGCCCAGGGACCGGTGCCAACAGCATTACGGGACAATGTAACGCGATGGGTTCGCGTCTGTTCAGTAACACGACCAACCTGATCGGTGGCCACGACTTCACCAAGCCGGAACACCGACAGAAGATTGCCGACATCCTTGATATACCCGTGGTCAATATCCCGACCGAAAACAGTTGGTCGTACGACGCCATCATGGAAGGCATCCGTCGCGGCGAAATCCGCGGTCTGTGGGTGATTGCGACCAATCCGGCTCACTCTTGGATTCATCAAAAGGAAGCGAAAGAAACCCTCGACAAGCTCGACTTCCTGGTCGTTCAAGATATGTACCACTCGACCGAAACAGCCGTCCTTGCCGATCTCCTTTTGCCAGCGGCCGGCTGGGGCGAGAAGGAAGGAACGTTTATTAACTCGGAGCGACGCTACGGACTGCACAAAAAAGTAGTGCCTGCTCCTGGTGAAGCGTTGGCCGACTTCCAGATCTTCCGCCTGGTGTCTCACTACTGGGGCTGCGATTCGATGTTTGCCGATTGGAAAACGCCGGAAGACGTGTTTCAGGTAATGAAGAAGTGCTCAGCGGGACAGCCGTGCGATATTACCGGAATTCGTGACTATCGGATGCTGGACGACGCCCGCGGCATTCAGTGGCCAACCAAGCAAGAAGAAAGCAGCGGTGACGATTGGATGCCGGCGCCGCAGCGGCGCCTGTTTGAAGATGGCCGATACTTTCACGAGGACGGCAAAGCACGCTTCATCTTCGAACAGCCAGAAGTTCCTGGCGAAGTGCCCAACGAGGAATTCCCGTTGCGTTTGCTGACCGGCCGCGGAACAGCAGCGCAGTGGCATACCCAAACCAAGACGTCGAAGTCAGCCGTACTGAGAACGCTGTATTCAACGACCCTGCTCGTAGATATCCACCCAGAAGATGCAGAGGCGTTGATGATTGAACCGCACGACTGGGTCACGGTGCAGTCGGCGCGCGGTGAAATTCGTGCCCGCGCCAATGTTACCTCGAGCGTCCAACCGGGACACGTCTTTCTACCGATGCACAATGAGGTAACGAATCAGTTGACTTACCCGCAATTCGATACGTATTCGCGTCAGCCTTCTTACAAGAACGCGGCCGTTCGCGTCGTGAAAACCGTTTAA
- a CDS encoding FAD-dependent oxidoreductase, with protein sequence MHRLQTQSENPRSVSTEAARMVVVGNGMVGHAFCQSLVRRGAMQEWQVDIFGEEPYAAYDRVRLTQLFSDTESSLTLSPKTWYEQVGLNLVTSQKVNAIDRINREVVCQDGKRYPYDRLVLATGSRPFVPPIEGAELPGVFLYRTLDDLQKIRTYAENCRSAAIMGGGLLGLEAGKAALDLGLEAHVLEVAPSLMPRQLDTAGGALLKSRVESLGVHVHVLCRCERIERFGEGLRLHFTNSETLRVDMLIISAGIVPRDELARDAELEIAHRGGVVVNDQLRTSDPHIYAIGECAVHREKHYGLVGPGIQMADVLAANCCGEKQEFLYGDQSAKLKLMGVDVAALGDALGETPNSRIVASSTEHSYRKLIFEGNCVVGATAVGEWDEIDRVRDLITHARRLWPWQISRFRRTGRLWPEDTLNSPWDWPDNAVICSCVGVTKGQICEATRDGAADAAAVTTLTRASSVCGTCRPLVRQLCGERHLPPKTASWQILLASSVATLMIIVAMLAIGPLPFADSVQSTWHTVDALWRSETPKQITGYTIFGLTALGLAFSLRKRISRITWGDFAWWRVAHAVLATLAVVGLVLHTGFHFGSNLNFALALTFVVVNFTGSLTGMLVSLENRITGALGIWIRRWRPRLVWLHLILSWPLPVLLLFHIITVYYF encoded by the coding sequence GTGCACAGGTTACAGACACAAAGCGAAAACCCTAGGTCGGTCTCTACCGAGGCCGCTCGGATGGTAGTCGTGGGTAACGGCATGGTAGGGCACGCATTCTGTCAGTCGCTCGTGCGTCGCGGCGCGATGCAGGAATGGCAGGTCGATATCTTCGGCGAGGAACCATACGCTGCCTACGATCGTGTTCGCTTGACTCAGCTATTCAGCGATACAGAATCCTCCCTCACCCTTTCGCCCAAGACCTGGTACGAGCAGGTCGGCCTGAACCTGGTGACCTCGCAGAAAGTCAACGCGATAGACCGCATCAATCGCGAGGTCGTTTGCCAAGACGGAAAGCGTTACCCGTACGATCGTCTCGTTCTGGCAACCGGTAGTCGCCCTTTTGTTCCGCCGATTGAAGGCGCGGAGCTACCGGGCGTCTTCCTCTATCGCACCCTCGATGATCTGCAAAAGATCCGCACATATGCCGAGAACTGCCGATCGGCCGCAATCATGGGTGGTGGTCTGCTGGGGCTGGAAGCCGGTAAGGCGGCTCTCGATCTAGGCCTCGAAGCCCACGTCCTGGAAGTCGCTCCGAGCCTGATGCCTCGTCAACTCGATACCGCTGGCGGAGCGCTACTGAAATCGCGAGTCGAATCACTCGGCGTGCATGTGCATGTCTTATGTCGTTGTGAACGAATCGAGCGTTTCGGCGAGGGTCTCCGGTTGCACTTCACCAATAGCGAGACGCTCCGCGTCGATATGCTCATCATTTCGGCGGGCATCGTTCCTCGGGATGAACTGGCCCGCGACGCGGAACTTGAGATTGCCCATCGCGGTGGTGTCGTCGTCAATGACCAACTTCGCACGTCCGATCCCCATATTTACGCGATCGGCGAATGTGCCGTACATCGAGAAAAGCATTACGGACTGGTCGGCCCTGGTATCCAAATGGCCGACGTGCTGGCCGCCAATTGCTGCGGCGAAAAGCAGGAGTTCCTGTACGGTGATCAATCGGCCAAGCTGAAGTTAATGGGCGTGGATGTCGCGGCCCTCGGCGATGCTTTGGGCGAAACACCCAACTCCCGCATCGTTGCCAGTAGCACAGAACATTCGTACCGCAAACTCATTTTCGAGGGTAACTGCGTCGTCGGTGCGACCGCGGTCGGCGAGTGGGACGAGATCGATCGCGTTCGCGATTTGATTACGCACGCGCGACGTCTGTGGCCGTGGCAAATTTCTCGCTTCCGCCGCACCGGCCGACTCTGGCCGGAAGACACGCTGAATAGTCCCTGGGACTGGCCCGACAACGCCGTAATTTGCAGCTGCGTTGGTGTCACCAAAGGACAGATTTGCGAGGCCACTCGCGACGGCGCAGCGGATGCTGCCGCGGTGACCACGCTAACCAGGGCCTCCAGTGTGTGTGGAACGTGCCGTCCGCTTGTACGGCAACTTTGCGGTGAGCGTCATCTTCCTCCGAAGACCGCTTCGTGGCAGATTCTACTTGCCAGCAGCGTAGCGACTTTGATGATCATTGTCGCAATGCTCGCGATCGGCCCCCTCCCCTTCGCCGATTCGGTTCAGTCGACCTGGCATACCGTTGATGCCCTGTGGCGAAGTGAAACTCCCAAACAAATCACCGGCTATACGATCTTTGGATTGACCGCTCTAGGCTTGGCTTTTTCGCTACGGAAACGCATCTCGCGGATTACCTGGGGGGACTTTGCCTGGTGGCGGGTAGCCCATGCCGTCCTGGCAACACTTGCGGTCGTGGGTCTCGTGCTGCACACCGGGTTTCATTTTGGTTCCAACTTGAACTTTGCGTTGGCGCTAACGTTTGTTGTCGTCAACTTCACTGGAAGTCTCACCGGGATGCTTGTCTCACTCGAGAACCGCATTACCGGAGCACTTGGCATCTGGATTCGACGCTGGCGTCCGCGTCTGGTTTGGCTGCACTTGATACTGTCGTGGCCGCTGCCGGTATTGCTTCTGTTTCACATCATTACGGTCTACTACTTCTAA
- a CDS encoding cytochrome c3 family protein → MASWIYALVWLALSLLVGSSLGVVLLSDDSKLKQTYLPGKTTHGHYQIEMKCSACHDPELGVTSKSCLECHENELKEALDTHPASKFNDPTNAPRLAILDAQNCLACHKEHVPHETHPMGVTLPQDFCFHCHQEIAEERPSHKNLEFNTCQTSGCHNYHDNRTLNENFLGKNLDQPDHLAEQVVPERNALARYLASQEEPIEPLKAKDAKFHSSVERDEQLIREWAGSVHAQVGVNCTDCHTQDQNLETWQNVVSHETCQQCHEDEASGFLAGMHGMRLAQGLSPMSPGSARLPMKHSSLHAELTCSSCHSPHDADVRVAAVDSCIKCHNDEHTLAYQQSPHAQLWRDELAGDLPPGSGVSCATCHMPREVHGSSKAPKVKVQHNQNDNLQPNEKMVRSVCMQCHGLQYSLDAMHDPHQIESNFSSAPQQQSVESPEMVRKWFEERKSRRP, encoded by the coding sequence ATGGCTTCCTGGATTTATGCCCTCGTTTGGTTGGCTCTGTCGCTACTGGTTGGAAGTAGCCTGGGGGTTGTTCTGTTGTCTGACGACAGCAAACTGAAGCAGACGTACCTGCCTGGCAAGACAACGCACGGTCATTACCAGATCGAAATGAAGTGTTCTGCCTGTCACGACCCTGAACTCGGCGTCACCAGTAAATCATGTCTCGAATGTCACGAGAACGAACTGAAGGAAGCCCTGGATACGCATCCGGCCAGCAAGTTCAACGACCCGACCAACGCCCCGCGACTTGCGATTCTGGACGCCCAGAACTGCCTCGCTTGTCACAAAGAGCACGTCCCGCACGAAACACATCCGATGGGTGTCACGTTGCCTCAGGACTTCTGTTTCCATTGCCATCAAGAGATCGCTGAGGAGCGTCCCAGCCACAAGAATCTAGAATTCAACACCTGTCAAACCAGTGGCTGCCATAACTACCACGACAATCGCACGCTCAACGAGAACTTCCTCGGCAAGAACCTCGATCAGCCGGACCACTTGGCCGAGCAGGTCGTACCAGAACGTAATGCTCTGGCCCGGTACCTGGCCAGCCAGGAAGAGCCCATTGAGCCGCTCAAGGCCAAAGATGCCAAGTTTCATTCGAGCGTCGAACGAGACGAGCAGTTAATTCGTGAGTGGGCAGGCTCAGTTCATGCGCAAGTCGGTGTGAATTGCACTGACTGTCACACCCAAGATCAGAACCTGGAAACGTGGCAAAACGTCGTGTCGCATGAAACGTGTCAGCAATGCCATGAAGATGAAGCGAGCGGCTTCCTTGCCGGCATGCATGGGATGCGACTTGCCCAGGGACTTTCACCGATGTCGCCTGGTAGCGCACGTTTGCCCATGAAGCATTCTTCACTGCATGCCGAACTGACGTGCAGTTCGTGTCATTCACCGCACGATGCGGATGTGCGTGTTGCGGCAGTCGACTCTTGCATCAAGTGTCATAACGACGAACACACGCTGGCCTACCAGCAGTCCCCTCATGCTCAGCTATGGCGGGACGAGCTTGCCGGCGACCTCCCGCCGGGCAGCGGCGTGTCGTGTGCGACTTGTCACATGCCGCGTGAAGTGCATGGCAGTAGCAAGGCCCCGAAGGTCAAAGTCCAGCACAACCAAAACGACAATCTACAACCTAACGAGAAAATGGTCCGTAGCGTCTGCATGCAATGCCACGGGCTTCAATACAGTCTCGATGCGATGCACGACCCGCACCAGATCGAAAGCAACTTCAGCTCGGCTCCGCAGCAGCAGTCGGTCGAAAGCCCGGAGATGGTTCGCAAATGGTTCGAGGAGCGGAAATCGCGACGTCCATGA
- a CDS encoding trans-sulfuration enzyme family protein has translation MQFRTKAIHVGNKKDPQTGAVVPPIHVASTFVQPGAGEWGEFDYSRSGNPTRKNLETTLAELEGGCGALAFASGMAATHCATMLLEAGDHIVAGTDIYGGTYRLLHKITQKSNIGITLVDATNPENLAAAIQPNTKMMWVESPGNPLMSITDLAACAKVAKEHGVLLGVDSTFATPVLTRPLELGIDIVQHSVTKYLAGHSDVLGGALVVKDKELYDRLYFIQNATGAVLDPFGSFLASRGIKTLELRVHEQCRTAQNIAEYLNEHPKVTRVLYPGLKTHPGHEIAAKQMDGGFGAMISFEVEGGFAAAKKVCDDTKLFQLAVSLGAVESLIEQPASMSHASYDKADRLAHGIKDELIRISVGLEAAEDLIADLSQVLDQI, from the coding sequence GCAGCCTGGAGCAGGGGAGTGGGGCGAGTTTGACTACTCACGCAGCGGGAATCCGACTCGCAAGAATTTAGAGACCACCCTCGCTGAGTTGGAAGGGGGCTGTGGAGCTCTCGCGTTTGCCTCTGGAATGGCTGCGACGCACTGTGCGACGATGCTGTTGGAAGCCGGCGATCATATCGTCGCCGGCACCGATATCTATGGCGGCACCTACCGTTTGCTGCACAAGATCACGCAGAAGAGCAACATCGGGATTACGCTGGTCGATGCGACCAATCCCGAAAATCTCGCTGCCGCGATTCAACCTAATACGAAGATGATGTGGGTCGAGAGTCCCGGCAACCCGCTGATGTCGATTACCGATTTGGCCGCGTGTGCCAAGGTGGCGAAAGAACATGGCGTTTTGCTCGGAGTCGACAGCACGTTCGCGACGCCTGTGTTGACTCGGCCGTTGGAACTGGGCATCGATATCGTGCAGCACTCGGTCACCAAGTACCTGGCTGGTCACAGCGATGTACTGGGCGGGGCATTGGTGGTGAAAGATAAGGAATTGTACGATCGGCTCTACTTCATTCAGAACGCAACCGGTGCCGTACTCGACCCGTTTGGCTCGTTCCTGGCATCTCGCGGGATTAAGACGCTTGAGCTACGGGTTCACGAACAGTGCCGCACGGCCCAGAATATCGCCGAGTACTTGAACGAGCATCCCAAGGTTACCCGCGTTCTTTATCCCGGTTTGAAGACGCACCCCGGGCACGAGATTGCTGCGAAGCAAATGGATGGCGGATTCGGGGCCATGATAAGCTTCGAAGTCGAAGGTGGGTTCGCGGCCGCGAAGAAGGTATGCGACGACACAAAACTGTTCCAACTCGCCGTGAGCTTGGGGGCGGTTGAATCATTGATCGAGCAACCGGCCTCGATGTCGCACGCTAGCTATGACAAAGCCGACCGCCTGGCCCATGGGATCAAAGACGAACTGATCCGGATTTCAGTCGGGCTGGAAGCAGCGGAAGATCTGATTGCGGACCTGAGCCAGGTACTCGATCAGATTTAG
- a CDS encoding DmsC/YnfH family molybdoenzyme membrane anchor subunit produces MAIGEQNSELQSAPEFNLVEMLLSEQRDLSAVERFSQRHDQHADPLLAPTYRELIPLTEPGPGEQYAFEVDLDACSGCKACVVACHNMNGLEESETWRRVGTLQSSIPSKPVVQHVTTACHHCVDPGCLSGCPVQAYEKDPKLGIVVHLDDQCIGCKYCTLMCPYDVPKFSEAKGIVRKCDMCRHRLAEGEAPACVQSCPNSAIKITVVDQEGIRSEAQEGHFLRGAANPRITNPTTRYVGKYRLDAEMVSAGAQEVVPNHAHLPLVGLLTLTQAALGMLIASAACQWLGMGGMVSAVLATMAAMAGLAASGAHLGRPMYGFRVFLGLRTSWLSREAVLMPAFAGPLVGYTASYFIPFLEPFRGMMALAAIGGGAITIFCSAMIYIVTKRPFWQSSLTFSKFGTTIVLSGLAVWNLETALAGQSPSIISLALIVAATIARLALEYQVLSQASRPTTDPIARSARLLLGPLKTWHLARVGLWILGGIVLPALTMALASPTSVVCAGIALASLAAAELIDRGLYFAAESTPAMPNLPK; encoded by the coding sequence ATGGCCATCGGCGAACAAAACTCGGAGTTACAATCGGCACCGGAATTCAATCTGGTCGAAATGTTGTTGTCCGAACAACGCGACTTGTCAGCGGTCGAGCGATTCTCGCAGCGGCACGATCAGCATGCCGATCCCTTGTTGGCCCCGACCTATCGCGAATTGATCCCGCTCACTGAGCCCGGTCCCGGCGAGCAGTACGCATTTGAGGTCGATCTCGATGCCTGCTCCGGCTGCAAGGCATGTGTGGTCGCCTGCCATAATATGAACGGGCTCGAAGAATCCGAAACCTGGCGACGTGTCGGTACGCTGCAAAGCTCGATCCCATCCAAGCCGGTCGTGCAGCACGTGACGACCGCATGCCATCACTGTGTCGACCCAGGCTGTCTGTCGGGGTGCCCCGTTCAAGCCTATGAGAAAGACCCCAAGCTGGGCATCGTCGTCCATCTCGACGATCAATGCATCGGCTGCAAGTACTGCACGCTGATGTGTCCCTACGACGTCCCCAAGTTCAGCGAGGCCAAAGGGATCGTTCGCAAGTGCGACATGTGCCGCCATCGTCTGGCCGAAGGGGAAGCACCAGCGTGCGTTCAGTCCTGTCCTAACAGCGCCATCAAGATCACCGTGGTTGACCAGGAAGGCATCCGCAGCGAAGCGCAAGAAGGACACTTCCTGCGTGGGGCTGCGAATCCCAGAATCACCAATCCCACGACGCGTTATGTAGGCAAGTATCGCCTGGATGCCGAGATGGTATCGGCCGGGGCCCAAGAAGTCGTTCCCAACCATGCCCATCTACCGCTGGTCGGTTTACTCACACTTACCCAGGCCGCACTCGGCATGCTAATCGCCAGTGCTGCTTGCCAGTGGTTGGGAATGGGCGGCATGGTCAGTGCCGTGCTCGCAACAATGGCCGCCATGGCAGGTCTCGCTGCCTCCGGTGCTCACCTCGGACGCCCCATGTATGGATTCCGAGTCTTTCTCGGCTTGCGGACTTCATGGCTCAGCCGCGAAGCGGTCCTGATGCCAGCCTTCGCGGGCCCACTTGTAGGCTATACCGCTTCCTACTTCATTCCATTCCTGGAACCATTTCGCGGGATGATGGCATTAGCGGCGATCGGTGGTGGAGCAATCACGATCTTCTGTTCCGCAATGATTTATATCGTCACGAAGCGTCCGTTCTGGCAGTCTTCCCTTACCTTTAGCAAGTTCGGCACTACGATTGTTCTATCGGGGCTGGCCGTTTGGAATTTGGAGACGGCACTCGCCGGTCAATCGCCGTCGATTATCAGCTTGGCTCTTATCGTCGCCGCAACCATCGCACGCTTGGCATTGGAATATCAAGTCCTTTCGCAAGCATCGCGACCGACGACCGATCCAATCGCCCGCTCGGCGCGCTTGTTGCTCGGACCGCTCAAAACGTGGCACCTGGCACGCGTCGGCCTGTGGATCCTCGGTGGAATCGTCTTACCGGCATTAACCATGGCCCTCGCAAGCCCCACTTCCGTCGTTTGTGCCGGGATAGCATTGGCCAGCCTGGCTGCCGCCGAACTGATTGACCGCGGGCTTTACTTTGCCGCTGAATCCACCCCGGCCATGCCGAATTTACCCAAGTAA